In Halomicrobium zhouii, the sequence CCCACGAGGCCACGGGACGGGCACCCCCGGTCGCCGACGTGGCGGCCGAATCCGGGCTGGCACTGGGCGCCCAGCGCGTCGACGGGTACGACGACGCCCTCAGGCCGTCCCTCGGCCTGAGTATCGGCCACGCACGCCTCCGGACCGCGCCGCCGCCGGACGCGAACTTCGAGGGCGTCAGGACCCTCTCGACGGACGCGAGAGTTCGACTGTACGAACGGCCCGGGAGCGACCTCGACGTCTATCACCTCGAACCAGTCGAACTGGACCTCGAGGAGACGGCCGTCGCGACGCTCGCCCGGGCACGGGAGTTCCTCGCGAGCGGGGCAGTCGGTGGCGAGCGGGCGCCACGACGAGCCGTCCGCCGCGTGGCGAACGAACGGGACCCGGTCGAACGACTCGGCGCGGTCCTCGAAAAGCACACGAGCGACCTCGGGGTCCTCGCAGACCTGTTCGCCGACGGGCGCGTCTCCGACGTCTTCGCGAACGCGCCCGTCACGGAGACGCCACTCACCGTCCGCGTCGACGGCGAACTCCGTCGGACGAACGTCCGGGTGACCCGGCGGGGCGCCGACGCGCTGGCCTCCCAGTTTCGCCTCCGGAGTGGTCGTGCGTTCTCGCGTGCGAACCCGACGCTCGACGCTACGGCGACGGTCGGGGACCGGCGCGTCCGCGTCGCCGCGACGACGGAGCCGGCCAGCGAGGGGCTCGCCTTCGCCTTTCGGGCGCACGACCGCGACGCGTGGACGCTCCAGCGACTCGTCGCCAACGAAACACTCCCACCGGCCGCTGCCGCGTTCCTCTCGCTGGCTGTCGAGCGGGCCGCCGCCACGCTCCTCGCCGGCACCCGCGGCGCCGGCAAGACGACGATGCTCGGCGCGCTCCTGTGGGAGCTCTCGCCGTCCGTTCGAACGCTCGTCGTCGAGGACACGCCGGAACTCCCGGTCGACGCGCTCCGGGAGGCGGGGCGCGACGTGCAGTCGTTGCGCGCAAACGGCGGCGACGGGCCGGGAATTACGCCAGCGGAGGCGTTGCGAACGGGACTTCGACTCGGCGAGGGTGCCCTCGTCGTCGGCGAGGTCCGGGGTGAAGAGGCTGCCGTGCTCTACGAGGCCATGCGCGTCGGCGCGAACGGGAGCGCCGTCCTCGGCACCATCCACGGCGACGGCGGCGAGCGCGTCAGAGAACGCGTCGTCTCCGACCTCGGCGTTCCGGAGTCGTCCTTCGCGACGACCGACCTCGTGGTAACGCTCGAACCGTACGACGACGGTGGCGACCGAGGCCGTCGCGTCGCCAGCATCGAGGCGGTCGTCGACGGCGACGCGGGCGTCCGGTTCGCGCCGCTGTTCGCACTGGAGGACGGCGAACTCCGACCGACTGGACGCATCGACAGGGGGAACAGTCGCCTCGTTCCGTTCCTGACCGAGTCCGGGGAGACGTACGCACAGTTCCTGGCGACGCTGGCCGAACGCGAGCGGTCACTTCGGGCGGAAGCGGGCGTCCCTGGCGAACCGACGTGGGCCGAACCGACGGACGCTGGGCCGTGTTGATCCGCGTCCTCGAATCGACCGCACGCCTCTGGCCAGGCCCGGTGAGCGTGGATGACGACCTCGACAGGGCGCTGGCGTTCGTCGGCGCCGACGTCGACGGTGACACGGTCCATCGCGCCGCGTACGCCGCAGCCGTCGCGCTCGCGGTGATCGGATTCGTCGTCACGACTGTCAGCCGGAGTACACCGATCGTCGCCGCGCCGTTCCTGGCGCTCGCGGCGGCCGTCGCAGTCGGTGGGCCGGTCCTACCGCTGGCGCTCGCGCGGGCGAAACGGACGCGTGCCCTGGGATCCGCTCCCTCGCTCGTCACTCGGGCGGCGCTGTCGATGGAACTGGCGCCGTCGCCCGAACGGGCGGCACAGTTCGCCGCGGCGACGAGCGAGGGGACGCTGGCCAGCAGTCTCGACGCCCACGTTCGGCGCTCGGCGGCCGGCCCCGAGACCGGATTCTCCGGGTTCGTCGCGGAGTGGAAGCCCTGGTTCCCGGAACTGGAGCGGGCGTGTACACTCGTCGAGAGCGCCGGGACCGTCCCCGCCGACCAGCGGTCCGCGACGCTCGAACTCGCCCGGGGCACAGTCCTGGACGCGACGCGGGATCGGATGGCCGACTTCGCGGGGTCGATCCGGGGCCCGGCGACGGCGGTCTACGCCTTCGGCGTCCTGCTGCCGCTGGCGCTCGTCTCCCTGCTTCCGGCGCTCCGAGCGGCCGGCCTCCCCGCACCACTCCGGATCGTCGCCCTCGTCTACGACCTCGTGCTTCCGCTCTGCCTGGTGGGGGCGAGTGCCTGGCTCCTCGCTCGCAGACCGGTGGCGTTTCCACCGACCACGGTCCAACGGTCTCATCCGGACGTCCCCGCCCGTCGCTGGCCGGGTCCGCTCGTCGGGTGCCTCGCAGCCATCCTCGCGTGGTGGACCGCGTCGCTGGTGTTTCCGCCGTGGGCGACACCGGTCGCCGTCACCGGTACAGGGGCCGGAGTCGCACTCGTCGTTCACTACCGGCCGATCGTCCAGGTACGCGAATCGGTCAGTGAAGTCGAAGACGGGCTGAGTGACGCACTGGTGTTGCTCGGTCGTCGCGTCGAACGCGGTGAGTCCGTCGAGTCGGCGGTGGCCGGCGTCGCCGACGACGTTCCGGGGTCGACGGGTGAACTTCTGGCAGCCGCGGCCCGTCGGCAGCGACTGCTCGGCGTCGGCGTGGAGGCGGCCTTTCTCGGGCCGAACGGCGCTCTCGAAGCGATTCCAAGTGACCGGGTGCGCAGTAGCGCGACCCTGCTCGCGCTGGCGGCAGCGGAGGGACCACCGGCTGGTGCGGCCGTCACCGCGATGGGCGAGCACCTCCAGGAACTCGCCGCCGTAGAGGCCGAGGCACGCCGCTCGGTCGAACAGGTGACGCGGACGCTCGCGAACACCGCCGCCGTCTTCGGTCCGCTCGTCGGGGGCGCGACGGTCGCACTCGCCGGGGCGATGGGGTCGGCCGGCCCGCTCGCCAGCGGAGGGACGGCCGATGGCCTCGGCCTGGTCGTCGGGGCGTACGTGCTCGTCCTCGCCGCGATTCTGACGGCGCTGTCGACCGGTCTCTCACGAGGTTTCGACCGCGCGCTCGTGGGCTACCGGGTGGGACTCGCGCTGCTGGCTGCCACGGCGACATACCTGGCCGCGTTCGTCGGCACCGGTCTCACCGTCTGAAGGTTTAAAACTGATGACGGGGCCAGGACGCCCATGTTCGACGTCCCGGTAGATTCGACGTACGTCTGGTTCGGCGTCGGTGCGGTCAGTCTCGCGGTGTTCGGCGTCGCGGTCGGACTGCCGAGCGCCGCGCCGCCGGACGCGAGGGCTGCGGCCAACGCTGTCGACGCCGTCGCCGTGGGCCCCTCTGGTGCCGTCGGGACGCACACGCTCCCGGCGGCCGACCGGTTCCGACTCGGACCGACGCAGATCGGACTCGAAAACGACGGCGGTCGCGCGCACGCGACGTTCGCCTATTCGGTGACGCCGGCCGTCGCAGACGATCGGCTGGAACGCGTGCTCGACGGGGACAGACCGCGTTCGACGTTCGACTCACCAGCGGCGTTCGCCGACGCGGCGTCAGCGGCCAGCGAAGGGAAGACCGACTGGCGACCGGCACCGGACCGATTGACCGTCCGACGCGTCACCTGGGGAAAGGGGAATGTCACGCTCGTCGGATAGGGGCCAGACGGAGCCCCTCGCGGCCCTCGTGGCGGTCGTCGCCGTCTGTCTTGGGCTGAGCCTCTACGTCGGCGTGCTCGACGCGGAGCTGGCCCCCTCGTCGGAGCGAAACGTCGCGGCGTCGGCCATCGAACGCGTCGAGGACGCGTTGGCCCCGTCCGCCGTTGCGCTTCCCGACCGGACCGACGATGCTCGGGCAAACGGGCCCGGCGGCTACCGGACGAACCTGACGCTGACCACGGAGGACCAGCGATGGCGTGCGGGCCCCCCAGCGCCCGCGAACGCGGACAGTGCGCGCAAACGACTCGGGGTCCGGGTCGGTCCATCGCGGGTCCGAACGGGGACGCTCCGAGTGAGGGTGTGGACATGAGAGCGATCAGTACGGTCGTCGACGCGACAGTCTTCCTCTTGCTCGTCGGCGGCGCTATCGCCACGTTAGTCGCCGGTACCGGAACGATGCAGGCGGAGAGCCACGAGCGTCTGGGGTCGGGGAACCCGGCCGCCGAAGACGCCAGGCTCCTGGCGACGACGACGGCGACGGTCGACTACTCGCTGGCGCCGGCGACGACAGCCGAAGCCGACGGGGTGACGTTCCACCGGACGGATGGGAGTGGCTTCCAACGGACTGCCCACGGCACGCTCGCGTCGTTGCTCGCGGACGCGGCCGTCGGAAACGTCGCCAGTGACGGCGAGCAACTCTCTCACGCCAGCGACGAGTTCGAGCGCCGACTCTCGTCGACGGTCCGGGACCGCCTCGGTCGGCGGGGCGTCCGGACCAGCGTCGAAGTGACCTGGGAACCGTACGACGACGCACACCTCGTCGGGACGACGCGCGTCGGTGACGAACCGCCACGAGACGTCGACGTACACGCCGCCACGCTGACGGTCGACAGTGGATTCCCGGCGAGTCGAGAACGGGCCGAGCGGGCGGCCGAGGAGGACGGATTCCGGGGCGTCGCGACGGTCGTCGCCGACGCCGTCGTCCGCGGGCTGTTCCCGCCGCGAGAGACCCAACTGGCGCTCCGGGGCTCGTATCCGGGCGACGCGCTGGCAGCCCAGCGGTATCGCCGGGCTGCGGCGCTATTCGGCGCCGAACCGCCGACGATCGAGGAGACGAACGTCTCCGTCTCGAACGACCGCCTTCGTGCGGCGCTGCAAGACCGACTCGTCGCGGATCTGGAGTCGCGATTCGGATCGCCCGGCGCGGCCGCGCGTGCGGTCGAGACCGATACCGTCGACGTCACCGTCAGGACGTGGTCGCCGTGAGCCGATCCGACCGCGGCCGGATCCCGTTCGCGCTCGTGGGCGTGCTGTTGCTGGTCACCAGTGCGACCATCGCCGCGACGAGCCAGCCACGCGCTCCGCCGGCCGAGCCGGCGGTCTCGAAGGCCCTCGACGGTGCAACCGCCGATACACAGACCGCACTCCGCGACGCAGTGAGGGAGGCGAGCGAGGACGCGGCCAGAGAACCGGTCGTCGAACGAGCGAACACCACCGCAGGTCGGGCGCTGAACGAGTCCGCGCCGTTCCGCGACGCGCTCCGGATCCGTGTCTATCTCGCCGCGCGCGAGCAGTTGCGGGACGTCGACCGGCGGCGCGGTGACGTTCGCGTCCGCGCGTCGGTATCGCCCGTGACGAACGTATCTGATCTCGAGACGGCGAAACACCGCGTCCACCTCGAACGCGCGGACGAGAACG encodes:
- a CDS encoding DUF7285 family protein encodes the protein MSRSSDRGQTEPLAALVAVVAVCLGLSLYVGVLDAELAPSSERNVAASAIERVEDALAPSAVALPDRTDDARANGPGGYRTNLTLTTEDQRWRAGPPAPANADSARKRLGVRVGPSRVRTGTLRVRVWT
- a CDS encoding DUF7283 family protein, coding for MFDVPVDSTYVWFGVGAVSLAVFGVAVGLPSAAPPDARAAANAVDAVAVGPSGAVGTHTLPAADRFRLGPTQIGLENDGGRAHATFAYSVTPAVADDRLERVLDGDRPRSTFDSPAAFADAASAASEGKTDWRPAPDRLTVRRVTWGKGNVTLVG
- a CDS encoding DUF7284 family protein, giving the protein MRAISTVVDATVFLLLVGGAIATLVAGTGTMQAESHERLGSGNPAAEDARLLATTTATVDYSLAPATTAEADGVTFHRTDGSGFQRTAHGTLASLLADAAVGNVASDGEQLSHASDEFERRLSSTVRDRLGRRGVRTSVEVTWEPYDDAHLVGTTRVGDEPPRDVDVHAATLTVDSGFPASRERAERAAEEDGFRGVATVVADAVVRGLFPPRETQLALRGSYPGDALAAQRYRRAAALFGAEPPTIEETNVSVSNDRLRAALQDRLVADLESRFGSPGAAARAVETDTVDVTVRTWSP
- a CDS encoding ATPase, T2SS/T4P/T4SS family; its protein translation is MRRWLPTGDEAAGECACEPTVRRDRLVVDAGNCPGRGRLVSEPNCRRTVVDALRDVDVDAVVTRHDGLERAYLDDAAALLVAAGRFADRVAFHDDRLADLATSDPLSAAHEATGRAPPVADVAAESGLALGAQRVDGYDDALRPSLGLSIGHARLRTAPPPDANFEGVRTLSTDARVRLYERPGSDLDVYHLEPVELDLEETAVATLARAREFLASGAVGGERAPRRAVRRVANERDPVERLGAVLEKHTSDLGVLADLFADGRVSDVFANAPVTETPLTVRVDGELRRTNVRVTRRGADALASQFRLRSGRAFSRANPTLDATATVGDRRVRVAATTEPASEGLAFAFRAHDRDAWTLQRLVANETLPPAAAAFLSLAVERAAATLLAGTRGAGKTTMLGALLWELSPSVRTLVVEDTPELPVDALREAGRDVQSLRANGGDGPGITPAEALRTGLRLGEGALVVGEVRGEEAAVLYEAMRVGANGSAVLGTIHGDGGERVRERVVSDLGVPESSFATTDLVVTLEPYDDGGDRGRRVASIEAVVDGDAGVRFAPLFALEDGELRPTGRIDRGNSRLVPFLTESGETYAQFLATLAERERSLRAEAGVPGEPTWAEPTDAGPC